The Deinococcus roseus genome has a window encoding:
- a CDS encoding LuxR C-terminal-related transcriptional regulator yields MLILTTKLHRPDAGPQLVQRVHLLQKLQAGLDAGCRLTVVSASAGSGKTTLVSHWVAGCGRPVAWLSLDATDNEVGRLITGVIAALQTLFPQAGDRLLEALQAPQRPALPALLTALVNALAEIPQPFVLVLDDCHVLDDPQAGQALTFLAEHLPVQMHLVMASREDPALPLARLRSKGKLNEIRLSDLRFTLQEARDFLTECMGLSLTSAEVEALEHRTEGWIAGLQLAALSLQGQPDPQTRIAAFTGNHRFVLDYLLEEVLQQQTPEVQRFLLHTSILQRMCGPLCAAVMGMQAGVASGVLEHLERANLFLVPLDAEKRWYRYHHLFAGLLRQRLQHTLQHTPDHTNQSTFADLHVRASQWYEEQGLGMEAFEHACAARDLDRAEKLLLEGTIPLHLRGAVDRVLEWMASVPVPALQRRPLLSAMKASFLLVRGQTSGVAEHIQIAEDALQHAPDTPEKHNMLGQLSAMRSTLALTRYRFQEVMQHSEKALEMLSPDNLPFRAAALWGRACALGMQGEPARAGQLFQQALTFSQSVQDTFSVILCLTGLGMVQELQHQLNAASQTFWRAVQLSGDPALPNAADAHLGLAQIALQRNDLQAAQHHGEQSLMLSRQYDQAIDRFLLSEMLLVQVQMAQQDVSGAETRWLRCELAARQGFAHRLPELQALRVKLLLQQGNLDEAARHTDVLQDAQCQIAVLLAQKKAAAALELLGPLLKLLEEQGLHRTRLELTCLQVAALHLLGQQAAEQVLVSVLVQTAPEGSIRMFLEAGSPMLGLLRKVKERQSSEIQTHVQRVLDAFGEAGTAGVLQPDFSLEALSGRELQILQLVAQGLSNQQIGERLFLALDTVKGHNRNIFGKLQVKSRTEAIARARGLGLI; encoded by the coding sequence CGCTGCTTTGCAGACCCTGTTTCCCCAGGCTGGCGACAGGTTGCTGGAAGCCCTGCAGGCCCCTCAGCGGCCTGCACTGCCTGCACTGCTCACTGCACTGGTCAACGCTCTGGCTGAAATCCCTCAGCCTTTTGTGCTGGTGCTGGACGACTGTCATGTGCTGGACGATCCCCAGGCAGGTCAGGCCCTGACTTTCCTGGCAGAGCATCTTCCGGTGCAGATGCATCTGGTGATGGCCAGCAGGGAAGACCCGGCGCTTCCTCTGGCCCGTTTGCGCAGCAAAGGCAAACTGAATGAGATCCGGCTGTCCGATTTGCGGTTCACCTTGCAGGAAGCCAGGGATTTCCTGACCGAATGCATGGGACTGTCCCTGACTTCTGCAGAGGTGGAGGCCCTGGAGCACCGCACAGAAGGCTGGATTGCTGGATTGCAACTGGCGGCCCTGTCTTTGCAGGGGCAGCCAGATCCGCAAACCAGAATTGCAGCGTTCACCGGGAACCACCGGTTTGTGCTGGATTACCTGCTGGAGGAGGTTTTGCAGCAGCAAACTCCAGAAGTGCAACGGTTTTTGCTGCACACCTCCATTCTGCAACGCATGTGTGGCCCTCTCTGTGCAGCGGTGATGGGGATGCAAGCAGGGGTTGCCAGTGGGGTGCTGGAACACCTGGAACGGGCCAATTTGTTTCTGGTGCCCCTGGACGCCGAAAAGCGCTGGTACCGCTATCATCACCTGTTTGCTGGGCTTTTGCGGCAGAGGTTGCAGCACACCCTGCAGCACACCCCGGATCACACAAACCAGTCCACTTTTGCAGATTTGCATGTGCGGGCCAGCCAGTGGTATGAGGAGCAGGGCCTGGGCATGGAGGCTTTTGAGCACGCCTGTGCAGCCAGAGACCTGGACCGTGCAGAAAAGCTGCTGCTGGAGGGCACCATTCCACTGCATTTGCGTGGTGCGGTGGACCGGGTGCTGGAATGGATGGCGTCTGTGCCTGTTCCTGCACTGCAGCGCAGACCGCTGCTGTCTGCCATGAAAGCTTCTTTTTTGCTGGTGCGCGGTCAGACTTCTGGCGTGGCAGAGCACATCCAGATTGCTGAAGATGCGTTGCAACACGCACCAGACACGCCAGAAAAGCACAACATGCTGGGGCAACTGTCGGCCATGCGTTCCACCCTGGCCCTGACCCGGTACCGCTTTCAGGAGGTGATGCAGCATTCTGAAAAGGCCCTGGAAATGCTGTCTCCAGACAACCTTCCTTTTCGCGCAGCAGCCTTGTGGGGGCGGGCCTGTGCACTGGGCATGCAGGGAGAACCTGCAAGGGCAGGGCAACTGTTCCAGCAGGCTTTGACCTTCAGCCAGTCGGTGCAGGACACCTTTTCGGTGATTTTGTGCCTGACAGGTCTGGGGATGGTGCAGGAGCTGCAACACCAGTTGAATGCTGCATCCCAGACGTTCTGGCGGGCGGTGCAGCTTTCAGGGGATCCGGCGCTTCCCAATGCTGCAGATGCCCACCTGGGTCTGGCCCAGATTGCCCTGCAGCGCAACGATCTGCAGGCTGCGCAGCACCATGGGGAACAGAGCCTGATGCTGTCTCGACAGTACGATCAGGCCATTGATCGGTTTTTGCTTTCTGAGATGCTGCTGGTTCAGGTGCAGATGGCCCAGCAGGATGTCTCGGGGGCAGAAACCCGCTGGTTGCGCTGTGAGCTGGCTGCCCGCCAGGGTTTTGCGCACCGTCTGCCAGAATTGCAGGCTTTGCGGGTGAAGTTGCTTTTGCAGCAGGGAAATCTGGATGAAGCTGCTCGACACACAGATGTGCTGCAGGATGCCCAGTGCCAGATTGCGGTTTTGCTGGCCCAGAAAAAGGCAGCGGCGGCTCTGGAATTGCTGGGTCCTCTGCTGAAACTGCTGGAAGAACAGGGGTTGCACAGAACCAGGCTGGAATTGACTTGCCTGCAGGTGGCAGCCCTGCACCTGCTGGGTCAGCAAGCTGCAGAACAGGTGCTGGTTTCTGTGCTGGTGCAAACGGCACCTGAAGGCAGCATTCGCATGTTTCTGGAGGCAGGGTCTCCCATGCTGGGCCTGCTGCGCAAGGTGAAAGAACGCCAGTCCAGCGAAATTCAGACCCATGTGCAGCGGGTGCTGGATGCTTTCGGTGAGGCGGGCACTGCAGGGGTGCTGCAGCCAGATTTTTCTCTTGAAGCCCTGAGCGGACGTGAATTGCAAATCCTGCAACTGGTGGCCCAGGGGCTGTCCAACCAGCAAATTGGAGAACGCCTTTTCCTGGCGCTGGACACTGTGAAGGGCCACAACCGCAACATTTTTGGCAAATTGCAAGTCAAAAGCCGCACCGAGGCCATTGCCCGTGCCAGAGGGCTGGGCCTGATCTGA